The genomic window TCCAAAGCGGCACGCAAGCGGCTGTGTCGCTGCCGTGCTCGCCCCCGAGAGCAGAAGAGGACTGCAGATACAGGTGCCAGCATCCTTCAGACATGCTGCAGTCATGgacacagcgaccttgaaggttaatggttacatttctatttcagggaaccagggttatgataacaaGCCAACGTTCCCGATcaaatatgaaatgtaaccattaccgaatgggtgagtgtaccaaagctgtCGTAAGGGCAATAATGCAGCTGACCCCAAACACtttagttccaaagccagggttttgggGATTCATGACATTCAGTCGATAGAATcttgtaaaggtatggggagtagcccaaaCCACTGCATTACGAATCTCATTGACagaccctggaacaaagcccacgaagttgccatgcccctgatTGAATGGCCAGCGAGCTTTTCTGGCAGCGTTTTtactgagcccagcagctgtgctTGTCTGTGCAAAAGACAGAAAAACACTCAAGAAAATATTCTCACAAAAAACAGTAGTAAACAATTACAGTTCAGAAAAAATCATTCCAAATGTATTTACTGATTTATTTCCAGCTGGAGTTTTTAGCAGTCTGTAGGAGAGCACAAGTCAGCCGACTTAAGCTGCTTGATCCCTGGAAGGGGCAGCAGAAGCCACCGGCTCCACGCGGGGCACAAGACTGCTGCGGGAAATAACAAGCAACAGAGTGTGTGCAAAAATTACGTGTAATTAGTAAACAAAAAATGCAGCGTTTCAAAAATAATTATTGCGTTAGTAGCTAAATATATGCAGGTAGAAGTAACCGGTACTTGCTCTCCCATCAGGATCTCTGAAAGGAAAATGATACTGATACCTGCGTCTGTCTGAGAGTGTAAACTATAGCCAATGTTTGTCTTTTCTACCAGAGCACTCGAATAAGGAGGTACCAAACCATTACAaaactttaaacacaaaacaataccaatAAAAAGCCTCTGGTTCATAGGTGAGAGCCAGCCTAATTGTATGTACATatgaaaaaatgtattgaaacctatgactgtaataaaaaataagtgccaaaaagtaatgcaagtgcagaagtGTGCAGTACAGGTGGGCtgcattactgcaaattgtttccagtgaAGAACTCTGATATGCATCTTGGTCTGTGTTTACAAGTATGGACTGCAAAAAATCTCAATTTTGAGACGATGCACCAAGGTTACGATATGATACGTACCACGATACCATACGTATCACGATACTAATGAAAAACTAATCTCTACTTGACAGACTTGAAAATAATCACAATTTCAATTCTatagtgtgacagaaagacagtgattcttggtggtaaatctccctcccgacctgtgacaGCGCTAAGtcacgggaacagagtaccctggactgtttggcctgacacttcattcccaggtgtaacagggcgaggagccctgtacatgattatTTCTCCACCCATGTgcgatttattattttgtatttgttttgttttattattattattattattattattattattattattattattattattatttgtaaatgtgACGGCAAAGAgctgtatgttttgtattgttttgcagtgtggatgggaagcctcATCCACATTAAAAGCCTCGTGCAGAAggagaccatctcccgagttaattaattgttcctaactgggagatggtcacctgcatataagcctgcagctctctgcactcggggtgggtgttcggaggagtgaaCGAGAGCGGAGGAGACGAgagaaatcaaattaaaaataaatctaggaacagtgaaggcgatgtgcccagcctgacctggatcattttttttttgttattgtgttaGTGATAATTGTTTTGtgtaacctttttgttttgctctgtgagcaagtgtttttgtttgaatatttttattttatttctgtttaaataaacggTGCCGCAGCGTCTTTTGCCTTGCAGTAcgtacttgtttgttttcttcctgcatctggcctgtcgtcaccactcagccaaccCTTTTACattagggttaaaaggaagtcggtcatttagaaagggggcggagcttcggtgcattaactcatcgacccagaagggaaatgatgtggcagctgcggattggaggagcggctgcaattgtttaccaaggggtcatgagtgacggtataagtaggggacgaagcaacgtaatctgttccttcattttggttagagAAAACAACCTGGACCTGAGTTTTGTGTAACTGTATCgtgagtgtgtgtttctttgtctctaattgtgtcttgttattagtagatgggcagcagtgtggagtagtggttagggctctggactcttgaccggagggttgtgggttcaatccccagtgggggacactgctgttgtacccttgagcaaggtactttacctagattgctccagtaataacccaactgtataaatgggtaattgtatgtaaaaataatgtgatatctgtataatgtgatatgttgtaacaattgtaagtcgccctggataggggcgtctgctaagaaataaataataataatagatggctaacacgtcccggagctgtcgccaagggccagcacaaaccaggaacagcactgcacttgtatcacagaTAACTGTAtctgcaccacaagcactaattcactcactaacggacttgtgtatgtgttttgtgtttcgtgtgggtgtataaagaatggggacaaacccggggattacaatttAAGTAACACACGGCGCTGTATTACTTCGCCtcatttattgtttacagtttgttttgtCATCAGGCACTGGATatacaaacccattaaacaactttgcacctggattgatcatctgcacctgcacactgttaaccactttgccacatatagaCACAGAttcaattcaaaataaattatatttatttcccatAAAGTAGTAAACCACTAGTTTGAATTTAAAGACAACTGTTCCTGGGATATCCATTTTAGCTGAATTAACCAAATCTCCTTACCACATTCctgtgaaaggaaaaaaaaaaatactaagcaatgtgtttgataactgttaaagtacaaactttgttcatgtgtttctttagaaaaatctaaatatgaAGTTTTTAAGTTGTGATGTCTAATCAATAAcaatttcaatatttttaaaaagcgtTTTTGTTTGCATCATACATAACTAACTCAATAAATTATTATaagacattattaatattatttgattattttattttattattataccatatattttatcaataattatttgtatttttgaagttaaggttgagtatattattgtattttgtatgctattctacactgtgctgtttttaaatgtggttagaaatcattttaaattattagatTAAAAATAATGATACAATGAGTGTTAAATAAGTCATTTTCAtcaatattaacacatttctttaaagaaagtaaCATATTCAATCAAATCTAAGTCCAAGGGTTattcaaccaaataaaaacattattagggTGCTGTGACAGAAACACAGTGATAgtgagaacagagtaccttggacgggctggcccgacagttctttcccaggggtCAAGGGAAGTCAGtcagctagaaagggggtggaactctggtgcattaactcatcgacctggaagggaaacgatgtggcagtcacagattggaggggcggctgcacttgtttaccaaggggtcacgtgtgacggcataaaaggagACGGAGAGACGAAATCTGTTTCTTCACATTGGTTTAATGATAGAACCggaaggacctgtgaggaataccTGTGAtaaagtatcgtgagtgttttgtttgttgtgttacTAATTATTGTTGTTTggtattagtagacggctaacatgttccagagctgtcgtcgagggccagcacaaacccggaacagcactgcactactgtcaagtataaacctgtatcacccaccacgagcactactgcacacacccaggactggtgaccgtgtttgtatattgtgtgaaggatacgtgtgtttattttttgagaCTGCAACCCCGTTATTATTTACCCCGTGCTCTAAACGTTGCTGTGTATTgacagggattattatttggtcacctggaattataaaataaaagaaagcacTTTCCAGCTGGattacaagtctctgtctgttcactacgcaccgcatcactcctgcacaggtacactgcaaaccactttgccacaggggcaCTGAAAGGTGagaaaatatcaaataaaactcCTAAGAAATGCGATATATTTTGTCATCTATAATAAATAGCTTTATAGGAAACAGGAAACGTTCTTTCTGCAAAAAAAGTCAATTCTTATTGCCTATCCTGCCTCACACGACAGACTttcttcgtgtgtgtgtgtgtatatatatatatatatatatatatatatatatatatatacacacacagtgcctacaGTAAAttttcaccccccttggatgttttcacagtttgttgtgttacaacctgaaatcttgaagcatttaaatatgatttttcccctttgatttacacaaaccTACTCAAcgctttcaatgtgtgaaaaaatgggggttcacatgatttcagattaaatacacctgtctctgtaaggtcccacagttgggtagtgcattcaaagcaaagatactaccatgaaaaccaaggagctttcaaaacaactctgggataaagttgtggaaaggcataGATCAGGTGatgggtataaaaagatttcaaaggcattgaatatcctttGGAGCACAGTCAaatcgatcattaagaagtggaaggtatacggcaccacccagaatctgcttagagcaggccgtcctcccaaactgagcagccgggtaagaagggcattggtcagagaagccaccaagaggccaatgacaactctgagagacctacagcgttccatggctgagatggaagaaactgtccatgtgtcaataatagctcaggtactccacaaatctagcctgtatggaagagtggcaagaaggaagccatttctgaaaaaaagcccatgtaaaatcttgcttggaatttgcaaaaatgtatgtgggagactctgaaaagattctgtggtccgatgaaacaaaaattgaactatttggcctaaatgcaaagcgttatgtctggctcaaacccaacacagcacatcacccaggtaacaccgtccctactgtgaagcatggtgatggcagcatcatgctatggggatgcttttcatcggcagggactgggaagcttgtcaggatagagggcaacatggatggagctaaatacatgcaaatccttgaggaaaacctgcttcagtctgcaaaagacctaagactaggatggagattcacctttcagcaggacaatgaccccaagcacacagccaaagcgacactggagtggcttaaaaacaagaaagtgaatgtcctacagtggcctacaggggcaagacttgaagattgctgtccaccaacaatcttgacagagcttgaacaattttgccaagaagaatgggtgaatattgcacaatccagatgtgcaaacttggtagagacttaccccaaaagactcacagctgtaattgctgccaaaggtggttctaccaagtactgactcaggggggtgaatacttatctaatcaagacaattctcttgcctcttcaaagtgttgagtcgcttgtgtaaatcaaaggaagaaaaaaaaaatcaatttaaatgcatcaagatttcaggttgtaacacaactaactgtgaaaacgtccaaggggggtgaatacttactatacacactgtaaaatgatttaaaaaaacaaacaaacaatttttaaacaagaaaatagAAGTAGATAATAATATTACTATAAAGACGTGGAATACCTGACACCGATTGCTTATTCTGTGTACGCTTCTCTGTTCTCAGAATATTGTACATGTGCTGTAATGCATAGGTGCCTAACCCATGGGGCAGAAGGGGCACAGATGACAAGAGAGTTCggactacatttttcttttttctctttctgaaTGGTGGCTGCAGTCAAAACACTGCATCATGCTGTTTACTAGTTATACATTTTACAGATGTTTTAGAACGCACTGATTACTTTTACTGCAGACGCGCCTGTTTGTTTGGAACCGCCTAGCAACAATCACCTCGAATGTGACGTCACAGTAACGTAAACAATGACCCGAACACTCGCAGCACGAGCAGCAGCTTTGGAATACAAACCTTATTGCGCACGCGCACTATGAAGCAGAGGGACGAAACCGGCGCCGTTTCAAATCCATAGCAGGACATTGcaatgtaaaacacaatacagcaagagccaacatggtgaacactggtGTCCAGAGACTTTCTGCAGCCAATAATATGCGAAGATTACAACCAGACACGCCCACTACTGTGGACGCTTTTATTTCGTTCCAGGAAATTGAaacgtttgttttgtttctgctggagagagaggaaaCTGTAGCCGCTGCTGATTTCACAGTATTTTATCATCTGGAACCGGAATtcttaaacaaataatacattaaaatcaaacAGGATTCCGCTACTcgagtctcaagctaacagtcagtgaagatggacgtcagtgtctccgtgtcgttctttcaagacgagctcgcctctaccatcgagcacgcagtgaaagcggctgtagacaccgtcttgtgccaaatcacaaaagttgtcggcggcaaattcaccgaattccgaatggaaatggctggaaaggagaaagataatgaaagtctgaagctgagattggaaatatcagagagcgagttgaaagcagtgcgggaatgcatgaacgctgcagatgcagacattaaacaagctctcagaaacatgaaccccgactgcaatgaacaagactttcagaggaacgagaaccagggattatttcaaggtaagatcgATCTTTTTGATGGTATTGATTAGTCATAACAgttcggttacagttcctagcagcgcaatgaacagtggaaagtaatgcgatagtatcccaccatgcactgtattttattttaaaataatgtgttgtgtCCCATATTAACAGAAGTCCATATtgctaaaagaaataaaacaagtattttggaaaaagtaaatgcgaagacagacacacagacacacacacacacacacacacacacactgagacacacacagacacacacacgaacacacacagagacacacagacacacacacacagacacacacgtagGGCTTGAGGTttctgggttttatttttaatgaggtgacgtccctttaaacaaattgagctgttatataattaaactcagaaaaagatgttaattacaaaacaatctttgtttttaccttcatatcttgcctaagcctaattctggtccccttaattttatttcaaacagagctgacaaattacgttaaTTGTTCATCCcagatcctacttttaactcgcatttcatttttgcagttgtctaatttaacgttgtgcttattttccccactagtttaacagaggtGTCTTGACAggtgtttttttaagcataaaaatgaatacctagtgcggagtgcacactgatagcaagtccttcaggcgcctgctccgAGTATTTAACCAAACATATCTCAAAGCATTCTGGGATAGTGGAGGATATAcacaaaaatgtagtttggtattacagcgaccacacttctgacaaaccgcactacctgatgcgatctaatttagaaccggactcgagactacctcctgaggtgggcTCAAGTCCAGTTCTAGAGTACGATATTAAACGCTGCTTAGTGtagacgcaaaccgtatttagcactgtTTAAACCGGTTTAATGGCAACTAATATGGTTtcaaggcatagtgtggacaagAAAGTACTAGTCTATATCTGTAAACCTTGACCAGTCTAATGAAGAGACTTTAGGCTATAATACTggtaaagtgatatcttgtatgGAGTAAACTGTGgctagtaaataataataataataaaacatattgcagAGGGTTAGGATAATGATTTGTGACATTTGATATCTATATATAGGTTTTCATGGGATTAAACTGTTTGCCTGCAAATATATATTGTAGATAAATGATAGACTTTTAAGTCTGGGTGATTTTGTCATATATTTTTGCAGATGGTGGTTGATACAACACACTGCAACAATActcttctatttttttaaaaaaatttagagtgaccaattattgtttttatttgtttttccccccaatttggaatgtgcaATTATGCTTTTCTCCTCACctcagcgagtccccacacagcacagacgttctgagggctcCCCTTCTCCACTATGAATGTGCTCGGTGtttggccagtagggttcgctgttgcacgatGAAGAGAAGCAATCGCTGCCAGTTTCCCATCCCATCCCTCACCCCGGGAGTGTCgaagccaatgtgacgcccccttcggagtcgAACTGGGGCCATCCAAGCTGTGTgcctcatcctgcactcccagtggcagcgctttaactggatgagccactcgggggacCCCCCTCTTATATTTACCGTGCAATACCCGTATTTTATTTGTCAAACACTGCACTTTGTGCCCTGGGTTTGATACTTCTAAAGAAAAGCAAAGAAACAAAATTAAACCTAACTCCTTCtgggagtgctaactaaactatACAAATTCCTTTTCTAACTGTCAGTTGACTAATCTGCTTACTGACAAAATCCAAGCATTAACAATAataaagttagaaaaacacaGGTTCAAGTTCACTGATTCAGTAATACAGTCTGTTTGTCAGGACTCGGCAATAAACAGGTCTTCACCCTCACACAGCCACGCAGGATTGTTTACTCAGGACTTAATACCGACCTTGTCCcagaatgaatcctagtcaacactCTCCCTcacgatctgtgagggcgctgtttaacaggaacagagtgcctcgtactggttggtctggcagttcattccagggtcagtcggaagccagcccgCCAGGAATGGGGCGAAGTCACAATGACCAAAGTCCTCGCCCTAAagcggtacgcgatgtgtcagtcttggattggaggagacgtgactggactagctatcgcagggggcgtgactcgGGGTATAATTGGTGATGTGAcgaagtaatctgttcctttgatgtggttacaaAACTGACCGAGAAAGGAAACGGACTGTGTAAACatatcgtgagtgttaagtgttttgtgtgtttgtggaatttaactgtctgtttgttttatttcttagcagatgcccttatccagggcgacttacaattgttacaagatatcacattatttttacatacaatttcattattttttacacattatttttacatacaattacccatttatatagttgggtttttactggagcaatctaggtaaagtaccttgctcaagggtacaacagcagtgtcccccacctgggatagaacccacaacccaccggtcaagagtccagagccctaaccactactccgcactgctgccctCGTTACTACATAGACGGCTACCGTGAGCCGGGaagctgtcactacaggccagcatcGAGCCCGGACTGCACTCACACCACTTGTCACTGCATTCCTTGCACCAGCACCTGCTCTCGCTGTCAGAAGaagtgactgtgtctgtgttgtgtgttgtttgtgattattatttcgggactgaaccccgtggtttaaagctggcaatacacattggtgtgtagaggCAGCGTTTATTATTTAACGGTCTAAGCAGACAAAAAGGAGAAATAAAACAGTTGTTTTGAACCTTGAACTTTGTGTTTGCCCTTGTtaaagcacctgcatcacctggacacctgagcactgcaaaccacgtTCACAATTACACACAGCTGTCTCAGATTAGCTGAAGCTATCTGCTCTTTATCTGTTAAGGCATTCTGCAAAATTACATATTTTCACATTTTCCCCTACCATTTTATGACAGTATTTAAGCCATGGTGTACAGACCTTGAGTTATGCAGAACCCAATATACTTCTGAAGTTAAAGGGATGGTTCGTTGGAAATTCAATTAAGATTAAGTCCAAAACTACAATAgttatttttcacatacaaaaacaatgggttttttttcgttgttttaaaaatgtcacgTGTCATCTTATCTTTCTAGGTGTaaattcatgtttatttttatttcaggagaTCTATCGTACTGTTCAATGCATACCATTTTCATTCTTTAACAAAtgactgtattttaatatttaatgaaatatgtttttttttttttagcaaaaaacaaaatatatattaaaaaaaaatgttagttcTAATGCATATTTGTGTGTGGTTCAAATCACTCTTTGACAGACACTTACTCTGCTTCAAAAACGTAGTTCCTATCATACTGTAACTGTAAGCAAGTACTTAAGTGTTTTTTGGCTCTTAAACTGAATGTTACCATGATAAAATTGCAGTGATTTTGCAGTTGTCCAATAGTTATCCTGTGCATTTATCatgttttaatatgctgtaccacACCTCACTGCTTCATTATGCAGCATTACGTTTGCAATGCATTTCTCTATGGTAACATTTATAAGAGCTGTACTAACTGTTGTTGTGATTAGGGTTCAGTAGGAACCTGGCTAGTAGGTGAGAGTTTATAAATTTGAATacttttctttcacacagatccaAAAGAGAGCTGTGCTATGCATAGATCTAAAGCATATGAAGGGTcaaggatagaagcagtttacacacaagatgagtcctttgaccaggagtggtgtggaagtctaaagcaggttacagagaTGACatttgttaaagatgaagaggtccctcgactggaatgtgttcctattaaagaggaattcttAGAACAGGAATGTCTCCCCATCGCAGAGGAggttcctactgaaaataatggctgtacacttgaggagaacaacacgCTGGGGTCAAATCTGTCtgatgattgtccacctgaatatgaactgggatttagaggtaatcatacaaaacaagaaacattgaGCTAACTATTAATTTTCCAGAAATTAGTTACCAAACTGTAGTGCTGAAGATTTTCATTTTTGGTAATTCCAGCTTATTTTATCCTAACCAACTATGTCAATGGCCTGCAAGTTGCAACATAACTATCCTTGCTACTGTGGCATCTGCTAGatgtgcacccactatcatgcctgttttgaatgctgttagatctttgcctttctctgtgtctggtagactgtttgcagttgtgctgctcccacagctttatagtagtgctgggatcacatgtctcatcaatgtgtcaccagaagaaacattttaatacaatacTTGCATGTAAACCTGATGTTTTCTACTTTTGTTCctcaaagtgatattaagtggggtggaaattAGTGAGTTATATTAACCGGatttcaatgtgatgataataaaaggaggctggtattaacaggagtgatattaagcggggttgactgtattctcatcagagttcactctaggagttggtcatggttatgaggggaagccctgcagaagagtgaatgtgtaagaatgctgtacaataacctttgtctctttctttttttctctagcTGCTAAAGGATATCTCACAGGAGGGATTCTATttccctgtgctgattgtgggaagagtttcagtcgtttCTCACAGCTTAAAATtcaccagcgtgttcacacaggagataaaccttatcactgcaatgagtgtgggaggagtttcacgcagttacaaaatcttaaaagacaccagcgcagtcacacaggagagaagccttaTCACTGCACCGAGTGCGGGAAGAGATTCAATCAGTTAGCACATCTTCagtcacaccagcgcattcacacaggagtgaAACCTTATCagtgcactgagtgtgggaagagtttcacagtggtacaaaatcttaaaagacaccagcgcagtcacacaAGAGAGAAgccttatcactgcactgagtgttggAGGAGATTCACACAGTTAGGACATCTTCAGTCACACCAGTGCATTCACTCAGGACTGTAATTGCATTTGCAAGATTCCACTTTTGTCTCATGTATGACTGAGTCTCTTAGTTTGAACAGTAGGATTATTAGATGTAACTACCCACTAGTGACCAAGTCTCTAGCTCTTTGAAGTCAGTGCTAGTGTAAATTCTGAAGCTCACACCTCAAACAATAGCTTGGTTGTTGACAGGCTCTGACTGCAGTATAACGCCTCCACAATATACAGTTTCAGAATGGAGACTGAAGAACTGATTTTTATCTGTAAACTGAGATGAAATGCCAAAGGTGCATGCCTTGAAAATGTCCCTGTAACGGAGGGAAGTCTTACGTTTCTggttcatcactgaataataatgaggcagacaaaGCATTGCATTGCAGATTTAATTCAACACAGGGGCTGCcattagggtaccagcaatggtagccctagtgtcagatttaataaagaaaacaaaccaaagcTAAAAATAGAAGTTTGCCCACAAAGCGAGCACTAGCCTTATTAAAAGAAGacatcccactccaggaacctactacactttGCAACCCTCTGTATACTGTTTgagatcaacatcccctaaacctactactgttgctcccgaagtcccggcctcccagggACTCCGGGTCATTGCAACGGTCTTGGCTGGGCcaagccttcacaggcaccgtcttgcagttgaagggttcccgtagtagttaatcctgcagaccggacgctctcctccttgatgttaATAAAGCACCCCTCTGTGTCGCATAGTGGTGCAGGCACCTCAAACTGTGGCACAGATGCCTTCTGAGCCACATGCAGCCtgcccgggcacgccccccagccaatccggacctcttGATCCGCTCACCAC from Acipenser ruthenus chromosome 57, fAciRut3.2 maternal haplotype, whole genome shotgun sequence includes these protein-coding regions:
- the LOC117971130 gene encoding zinc finger protein 300-like is translated as MDVSVSVSFFQDELASTIEHAVKAAVDTVLCQITKVVGGKFTEFRMEMAGKEKDNESLKLRLEISESELKAVRECMNAADADIKQALRNMNPDCNEQDFQRNENQGLFQDPKESCAMHRSKAYEGSRIEAVYTQDESFDQEWCGSLKQVTEMTFVKDEEVPRLECVPIKEEFLEQECLPIAEEVPTENNGCTLEENNTLGSNLSDDCPPEYELGFRAAKGYLTGGILFPCADCGKSFSRFSQLKIHQRVHTGDKPYHCNECGRSFTQLQNLKRHQRSHTGEKPYHCTECGKRFNQLAHLQSHQRIHTGVKPYQCTECGKSFTVVQNLKRHQRSHTREKPYHCTECWRRFTQLGHLQSHQCIHSGLLVQAPQTVAQMPSEPHAACPGTPPSQSGPLDPLTTGRIYLLNWLPSNASPETSQLHTSMQEPSVKMDVSVSVSFFQDELASTIEHAVKAAVNTVLCQITKVVGGKFTEFQMEMAGKEKENESLKLRLEISESELKAVRECMNAADADIKQPLRNMNPDCNEQDFQRNENQGLFQDPKESCAMHKSKAYEGSRIEAVYTQEEPFDQEWCASLKQVTELTCVKDEEVPRLECVPIKEEFIEQECVPIAEEVPTENNVCTLEENNKLGSNLYDGCPPEYELGFRAAKRNYTGGTLFPCADCGKSFSRFSQLKIHQRVHTGDKPYHCNECGRCFTQLQNLKRHQRSHTGEKPYHCTECGRSFTVLQNLKRHQRVHTGEKPYHCTECGSSFTVLQNLKRHQRSHTGEKPYHCATCEKSFAHLISLKTHQQTHKK